Part of the Chitinivibrionales bacterium genome, GGCCAGATCGATGGATGCTGGGACCATCGGTCATGCTGCCGGAATATGTAATGCTCCATCCGGGAAAAAGTCTTTTTCTGAAGGCCTATCTGATTAAAGAGCTGTGATATTTCATTCTCGATGTTATTAGCTTCCACCAATTTCGGATCAATCAACGATGCCATGATCATATCTTCGATTTTCGGCGGTCCGCCAACACCGGCTTTATGAATATCTTCTCCGATCGTGTTCATGCCGTACTCAAGCCGGGTCTTATCCTCGAAGGCAATCAGATGCTCTATTTCGCTGGAGCTTTCTTTGGTGCGCCGCTGAAGAAATTTTACAATCTTTATAAGATCACTGTTTTTTTTCTGCTCACCGGCAACGCCAAGTTTTGAATAGGCATAATGACCGACAACATAGATACATCGACCAAAACCGGCAAGTCCTCCAATACACAGAAGAAACAGGAGTATGGCGACTATATGAGGAATATATATACGACGACTCTGAACCAACGATGTAGAGTCGATTAGGAGAACTGACCAGCCCTTTTTTTTCATTCAGACCTTCTCGAAAATCACCTGTCGGCACTGTACTGCGGAACGTGGAGGCAATGGATTTTGAATTGAAACCTTGACAAAAGCGCACTTTTGCGGAAACAACAATCAAAACAGCACTGTAAAAATAGGATACAACCCCTTTTTGAATCAAGAAAACCTGTCATTGCCCATAATTCCCTTTTCGTGCTACTACCGGCATACGTTATTTTGCGCACCGACTGCTGTTGCAGCCGCGCCGTTAATCCGCCAGGGGGAAATAGATATCAAACTTTATTCCAACTCCCGACTCATTTGTAACTTCAATAAATCCTTTATGTTTTCTGATACATCGATAGATACGCAGTATTCCGGTATCGCCGTCTTCATTAAGTGTTCCCTGGAGATACTTCTGATCCAGATTTTTCATTTTGGCGAATTCGTCTCCCACAACTCCCGTAAATATCATTGTCAGAAGAACATAGGCGCCTGAATTGCTGATAACAGAATGCCCTTTTGTAAACGAGTCATCCACGGTAACATCTTTGGTGGCCAAGACGATGTCTCCCTTGTCCTTCATCATGGATGTCATTCTCATGGCCAGAGCGAGCATACTGTTTTTAAGCTCCATTGGGTCGCCCGATATGAACGGCTCTTCGGCATGATAAAACTGTTTGATCCGGATCCGATTTTTTACCGTCGGCTTTAACAATCGGGACATGGCCTGTACCATATCGTTAAAATCGACTTTTGTTATCAATTGCGTTCCTTCTTCGGCAAAAGCAAGCAACTGGGAGGTCAACTCGGCGGCACTCTGTGATGAAGCAATAATCGTATCGAGATATCGCCGCAAAGCGGGATCCTCGTCACCCCTGCGCTTCTGGAGCATATCGGCAAATCCGACAATGACTCCCAGCTTGTTATTTAAATCGTGTGCCATTCCTCCGGCAAAGCGCCCGATTGCATCCATCTTCTGAACATCGAACAAATGGTTTTGAAGTTCCCGCTTCTCTTTCTCGATCTGTTTATAATGGGTAATATCGTAAATTATCCCCTGGCTTCCTGCAAATGACTTTTCCTTGAAACTTTTACCATGCACACACTCGATATCATATGCCCCCTCGGCCGACATGATTCCGGTAACATCGCCCACAAGAACTTCAATTTTGCGTTTTTCTTTTGTTAAAAGCTGTATTTCGAGGTTCCTGGTCCGCCTTTCTTTTGTGCGGCGCTCATCG contains:
- a CDS encoding PAS domain S-box protein gives rise to the protein MDVEYVNKDMQDLIADYRSLKSERDRLKCDMDRIMNITSGIIYIIDPDGFFTFVNRGVEEILHYSPDELIGRHFSMIMPPREYKRVGRGNVLPLLKGVATGSEGAPGLFDERRTKERRTRNLEIQLLTKEKRKIEVLVGDVTGIMSAEGAYDIECVHGKSFKEKSFAGSQGIIYDITHYKQIEKEKRELQNHLFDVQKMDAIGRFAGGMAHDLNNKLGVIVGFADMLQKRRGDEDPALRRYLDTIIASSQSAAELTSQLLAFAEEGTQLITKVDFNDMVQAMSRLLKPTVKNRIRIKQFYHAEEPFISGDPMELKNSMLALAMRMTSMMKDKGDIVLATKDVTVDDSFTKGHSVISNSGAYVLLTMIFTGVVGDEFAKMKNLDQKYLQGTLNEDGDTGILRIYRCIRKHKGFIEVTNESGVGIKFDIYFPLAD
- a CDS encoding peptidoglycan DD-metalloendopeptidase family protein, whose product is MKKKGWSVLLIDSTSLVQSRRIYIPHIVAILLFLLCIGGLAGFGRCIYVVGHYAYSKLGVAGEQKKNSDLIKIVKFLQRRTKESSSEIEHLIAFEDKTRLEYGMNTIGEDIHKAGVGGPPKIEDMIMASLIDPKLVEANNIENEISQLFNQIGLQKKTFSRMEHYIFRQHDRWSQHPSIWPCVGRITSGYGYRIHPLFGYRAFHEGVDIANKTWTPIFATGDGIISFSGTKRDFGNVVKITHSGSGYETIYAHLKQASVVEGHPVKRGELIGYMGNTGRSTGPHLHYEVRNMGRHVNPMHYILPVETIVN